In Candidatus Fermentibacter sp., one genomic interval encodes:
- a CDS encoding YtxH domain-containing protein gives MSERGGEVWAFLAGAFIGGVAALLFAPAKGSETRAKIRQAAEDAYSKGEQLVETGRVEADKLISKGREKLESFAQKCEEKAVQ, from the coding sequence ATGTCAGAGCGCGGTGGAGAGGTCTGGGCCTTCCTCGCGGGTGCATTCATAGGAGGCGTCGCTGCGCTCCTGTTCGCTCCCGCCAAGGGATCGGAGACCAGGGCGAAGATCAGGCAGGCCGCCGAGGATGCCTACTCCAAGGGCGAGCAGCTCGTGGAGACCGGCAGGGTCGAGGCCGACAAGCTGATATCCAAGGGCCGCGAGAAGCTGGAGAGCTTCGCCCAGAAGTGCGAGGAGAAGGCGGTCCAGTAG
- the secA gene encoding preprotein translocase subunit SecA: MITGFLKTLFGDRQRKHVRRMRPLVDEMNALSDRIAAMTDAELAGSTAVFRRRLAEGETLDDILCEAFATVREACRRLCGRSWKVTGRDTQWNMVPYDVQLMGGIVLHEGRIAEMATGEGKTLVAVMPMYLNALPLDERWTALAEREWGSDPARWTFEPIEGMPVGRGAHLVTVNDYLALRDSQWMGPVYEFLGLTVGCIQQGMTPPERRAAYSCDITYGTNNEFGFDYLRDNMAVRLEDRVHRGFRYCIVDEVDSVLVDEARTPLIISGPVARTATQYKDYRGAVGRLVSKQSELIGGIVAEADRLWDAGEVHEAAELYLKARRGAPKHRRLQKSLQDPDRLRELQRTEAEKLRDKAFGKLDEELYFAIDERERSVNLSEMGRKLLSPEDPDFFLLRDVSEIIGEIDALTIPDDEKLKRRQEALEGQTRKAEALHAIDQLLRAFQMYEKDVEYVVDQGRVVIVDQFTGRLMPGRRFSDGLHEALEAKENVEVRSETQTLATITIQNYFRMYDKLSGMTGTAETEASEFESIYDLDVVVIPTNVPVVRRDHNDRVYKTKREKYAAVIDEVAALHSARQPVLVGTVSVDVSETLHRLLTARGIPHNVLNAKQHQSEAEIIALAGQPGAVTIATNMAGRGTDIKIDDSVRMVTGPDGTRIPGGLFVIGTERHEARRIDRQLRGRSGRQGDPGASRFYLSLEDDLFRLFASERMIDFLKKNGDKEGEVIEHPMLTKAIEKAQKRVEEYNFGIRKHLLEYDDVANKQREVVYARRLQALTGEGLTEEVREMVSATAGFVLEEHIPDGTEPEEWNLDRARLSLMELSGVSIGLEGLPSRTDDPAEARRIAVSRIMDFLRMKEERLGAPLMRELEKWSVLRSIDVRWREHLYEIDHLKEGIGLRAYGQRDPLVEFKKEAFGLFENLLDEIDKLAVKQVLSLWPQQAVPLRREGLPAGRAYQPGLARPSASPDAPGAGTRGGAEPQGAPGPVQTVRREVPKVGRNDPCPCGSGKKYKHCCGTGV, from the coding sequence TTGATCACCGGCTTCCTGAAGACCCTCTTCGGCGACAGACAGAGAAAGCACGTCCGGAGGATGCGTCCTCTGGTCGACGAGATGAACGCGCTCTCCGACCGGATCGCCGCCATGACGGACGCGGAGCTCGCGGGCTCCACCGCCGTCTTCAGACGCAGGCTCGCGGAGGGGGAGACCCTCGACGACATACTCTGCGAGGCCTTCGCGACAGTCAGGGAGGCCTGCCGCAGACTCTGCGGGCGCTCCTGGAAGGTGACGGGGCGCGACACCCAGTGGAACATGGTGCCCTACGACGTGCAGCTCATGGGCGGCATCGTCCTCCACGAGGGCAGGATAGCCGAGATGGCCACCGGCGAGGGCAAGACCCTCGTCGCCGTGATGCCCATGTACCTGAACGCCCTCCCGCTCGACGAGCGATGGACGGCCCTGGCCGAGCGTGAATGGGGCTCCGACCCCGCACGCTGGACCTTCGAGCCGATCGAAGGGATGCCCGTCGGCAGGGGCGCCCACCTCGTGACGGTGAACGACTATCTGGCCCTCAGGGACTCCCAGTGGATGGGGCCCGTGTACGAATTCCTGGGCCTGACCGTAGGCTGCATCCAGCAGGGGATGACCCCTCCGGAGCGCAGGGCGGCCTATTCCTGCGACATCACCTACGGCACGAACAACGAGTTCGGTTTCGACTACCTCCGCGACAACATGGCCGTGAGGCTGGAGGACCGCGTCCACAGGGGCTTCCGCTACTGCATAGTGGACGAGGTCGACAGCGTCCTCGTGGACGAGGCCCGCACCCCCCTGATCATCAGCGGTCCCGTGGCCAGGACGGCCACGCAGTACAAGGACTACAGGGGCGCGGTCGGAAGGCTGGTCTCGAAGCAGAGCGAACTGATCGGCGGCATTGTCGCCGAGGCCGACCGCCTCTGGGATGCGGGCGAGGTACACGAGGCGGCCGAGCTCTACCTCAAGGCCCGGAGGGGGGCGCCGAAGCACCGGAGGCTCCAGAAGTCCCTGCAGGATCCCGACAGGCTGAGGGAGCTCCAGAGGACCGAGGCGGAGAAGCTGCGTGACAAGGCCTTCGGGAAGCTCGACGAGGAACTCTACTTCGCGATAGACGAGAGGGAGCGCTCGGTGAACCTCTCCGAGATGGGCAGGAAGCTCCTTTCTCCCGAGGATCCCGACTTCTTCCTCCTGAGGGACGTATCCGAGATCATCGGCGAGATAGACGCCCTGACCATCCCCGACGACGAAAAGCTGAAGCGCAGACAGGAGGCGCTCGAGGGGCAGACCAGGAAGGCCGAGGCCCTCCACGCCATCGACCAGCTCCTGAGGGCCTTCCAGATGTACGAGAAGGACGTCGAGTACGTCGTCGACCAGGGGCGGGTCGTGATAGTCGACCAGTTCACCGGAAGGCTCATGCCCGGGAGGCGTTTCAGCGACGGCCTGCACGAGGCGCTGGAGGCCAAGGAGAACGTCGAGGTGAGGTCCGAGACCCAGACCCTCGCCACCATCACCATCCAGAACTACTTCAGGATGTACGACAAGCTGTCGGGCATGACGGGAACCGCAGAGACGGAGGCCTCCGAGTTCGAGTCGATCTACGACCTCGACGTGGTGGTCATCCCGACCAACGTGCCCGTCGTGCGCCGCGACCACAACGACAGGGTCTACAAGACCAAGCGCGAGAAGTACGCCGCGGTGATCGACGAGGTGGCCGCCCTGCATTCGGCCAGGCAGCCGGTCCTGGTCGGCACGGTCTCGGTCGACGTCTCCGAGACGCTCCACAGGCTGCTCACGGCCAGGGGCATCCCCCACAACGTCCTGAACGCCAAGCAGCATCAGTCCGAGGCCGAGATCATAGCGCTGGCCGGCCAGCCCGGCGCGGTGACGATCGCGACCAACATGGCCGGGCGCGGAACCGACATCAAGATCGACGATTCGGTGAGGATGGTCACCGGCCCTGACGGCACGCGCATCCCGGGCGGTCTCTTCGTCATCGGCACCGAGAGGCACGAGGCCCGGCGGATCGACAGGCAGCTCAGGGGCCGCAGCGGCAGGCAGGGCGATCCCGGCGCGAGCAGGTTCTACCTCTCTCTCGAAGACGACCTTTTCAGGCTCTTCGCATCAGAGCGCATGATCGACTTCCTCAAGAAGAACGGCGACAAGGAGGGGGAGGTCATAGAGCACCCGATGCTGACGAAGGCCATCGAGAAGGCCCAGAAGCGGGTGGAGGAATACAACTTCGGCATCAGGAAGCACCTGCTCGAATACGACGACGTGGCCAACAAGCAGCGAGAGGTGGTATACGCCAGGAGGCTCCAGGCCCTCACCGGCGAGGGGCTGACCGAGGAGGTCCGGGAGATGGTCTCGGCCACTGCCGGCTTCGTGCTCGAGGAGCACATCCCGGACGGAACCGAGCCCGAGGAGTGGAACCTCGACAGGGCCAGGCTCTCGCTCATGGAGCTCTCCGGGGTATCCATCGGGCTGGAAGGGCTGCCTTCGCGCACGGACGATCCCGCGGAGGCCAGGAGGATCGCCGTCTCCCGGATCATGGACTTCCTCCGCATGAAGGAGGAGCGCCTGGGCGCCCCGCTGATGAGGGAGCTCGAGAAGTGGTCCGTCCTGCGGTCGATAGACGTCAGGTGGAGGGAGCACCTCTACGAGATCGACCATCTCAAGGAGGGCATAGGTCTCAGGGCGTACGGGCAGAGGGATCCGCTGGTGGAGTTCAAGAAGGAGGCATTCGGCCTCTTCGAGAACCTGCTCGACGAGATCGACAAGCTGGCTGTGAAGCAGGTGCTGTCGCTCTGGCCGCAGCAGGCCGTCCCCCTGAGGAGGGAGGGCCTGCCCGCGGGAAGGGCGTATCAGCCGGGCCTTGCCAGGCCTTCCGCCTCGCCCGATGCGCCGGGGGCCGGCACCAGGGGCGGGGCCGAGCCGCAGGGCGCGCCCGGACCCGTCCAGACTGTCCGCAGGGAGGTCCCCAAGGTGGGCCGGAACGACCCCTGCCCGTGCGGCAGCGGGAAGAAGTACAAGCACTGCTGTGGAACCGGGGTGTGA